The following coding sequences lie in one Jonesia denitrificans DSM 20603 genomic window:
- a CDS encoding carbonic anhydrase — MPTGLSPAQAWQQLKEGNTRFVNNTMEHPSQGFDRREELRVAQHPVATFFGCSDSRVAAEIIFDQGLGDLFVVRTAGHVLDTTVIGSIEYAVEILRTPLIVVLGHDSCGAVQAATDALRTGVQPPGMVRAVTDRVIPSIVAMTTAEGGIESVSADELRRVHVQHTVEMLHSYSASVRDAVAEGRCAIIGLEYDLNDGQAHLIGSIGPISE; from the coding sequence ATGCCAACCGGTCTCTCACCAGCACAAGCGTGGCAACAGCTCAAAGAGGGCAACACTCGTTTTGTCAATAACACGATGGAACACCCCTCGCAGGGGTTTGACCGTCGCGAAGAGTTGCGGGTTGCTCAGCATCCTGTGGCCACGTTTTTTGGGTGTTCTGATTCTCGGGTCGCTGCGGAGATCATTTTTGATCAGGGTCTTGGGGACCTGTTTGTTGTGCGGACAGCTGGGCATGTTCTTGATACCACGGTGATTGGGTCTATTGAGTATGCGGTGGAGATCCTTCGCACCCCCCTTATTGTTGTGTTGGGGCACGATTCGTGTGGTGCAGTCCAGGCGGCAACTGATGCGCTCCGGACCGGGGTGCAGCCTCCAGGCATGGTGCGTGCTGTCACTGACCGGGTGATCCCCTCTATTGTGGCCATGACCACCGCTGAAGGGGGGATTGAGTCGGTGTCGGCTGATGAACTTCGTCGGGTGCATGTTCAGCACACTGTGGAGATGCTGCACAGTTATTCTGCGAGTGTGCGTGACGCGGTGGCTGAGGGGCGCTGCGCGATTATTGGTTTGGAGTATGACCTCAACGACGGTCAGGCACACCTCATTGGGTCCATTGGCCCCATCTCTGAGTGA
- a CDS encoding carbohydrate kinase family protein — translation MSRDLSSPIAYVIGEALIDAVTHPGAPAVEHPGGSPANVALTLGRLGRRAQLLTHLGRDHRGDTVAAWLEQSQVSVDDASRGALRTSVAHALLDDTGAASYEFDLTWDLPDGHVVPGDAVVVHTGSIAATVQPGGAKVHALLASARDHATLTYDPNMRPTLMGSPDAVREIVEGYVSLCDVVKVSDEDLAWLYPGQEPHDVARRWAGQGPAFVVVTEGGAGALLVTHDGRTLTVSAPRVDVVDTVGAGDSFMGALIHGLWQHGVLGGEHREELRALSDDALTQIISQCAAVAAITVSRAGANPPWLGELPR, via the coding sequence ATGTCGCGAGATCTCTCCTCCCCGATCGCTTATGTCATCGGTGAGGCCCTTATTGATGCTGTTACTCACCCTGGTGCGCCCGCTGTGGAGCACCCTGGCGGGTCGCCCGCAAACGTTGCGTTGACGCTTGGCCGGTTGGGTCGGCGTGCACAGTTGCTCACCCACCTGGGGCGTGATCACCGTGGGGACACGGTCGCAGCGTGGTTGGAGCAGTCCCAAGTGTCTGTTGATGATGCGTCTCGTGGCGCGCTGCGCACCAGTGTTGCGCATGCGTTGCTTGATGACACGGGGGCGGCAAGTTACGAGTTTGATCTCACGTGGGACCTGCCTGATGGGCATGTGGTCCCTGGTGACGCTGTGGTGGTGCACACGGGGTCGATTGCGGCAACTGTGCAGCCTGGTGGGGCGAAGGTTCATGCGCTGCTGGCCAGTGCGCGTGATCATGCCACGTTGACCTATGACCCGAATATGCGTCCCACGCTCATGGGGTCCCCTGATGCGGTGCGGGAGATCGTTGAGGGGTATGTGTCGTTGTGTGATGTGGTCAAAGTGTCGGATGAGGACCTTGCATGGTTGTATCCGGGGCAGGAACCGCATGATGTGGCCCGCCGGTGGGCGGGTCAGGGTCCTGCTTTTGTGGTGGTGACTGAGGGTGGGGCTGGTGCGTTGTTGGTCACGCACGATGGCCGGACGCTGACTGTGTCGGCGCCGCGTGTTGATGTGGTTGACACGGTGGGTGCCGGCGATTCCTTTATGGGTGCGCTGATTCATGGGTTGTGGCAGCACGGTGTTCTTGGTGGTGAGCACCGTGAGGAGCTTCGTGCATTGTCTGATGATGCGTTGACGCAGATCATTTCTCAGTGTGCTGCGGTTGCTGCGATCACGGTGTCGCGTGCTGGTGCGAACCCGCCGTGGTTGGGTGAGCTGCCCCGTTAG
- a CDS encoding exodeoxyribonuclease VII small subunit: MSDNTHADIESMPYEEARDELIGIVQRLETGNETLENSLALWERGELLAQRCQQWLDGARTRLEKVRAHTEQLNNDEE; the protein is encoded by the coding sequence ATGAGTGACAACACGCACGCTGATATTGAGTCGATGCCTTATGAGGAGGCTCGTGATGAGCTGATCGGGATTGTTCAGCGTCTCGAAACGGGTAACGAAACGCTCGAAAACTCTCTCGCATTGTGGGAACGCGGTGAGCTTTTGGCGCAACGGTGTCAACAATGGTTGGACGGGGCGCGTACGCGCCTCGAGAAAGTCCGCGCGCATACCGAACAACTCAACAACGACGAAGAGTAG
- the xseA gene encoding exodeoxyribonuclease VII large subunit, with product MDTNNTPSTHPLRGNGTTGATGASSQPTGGATRGQAPAPSVDRADTPPRPLAGKAAETTRDNPWPVRVLSTKIAEYIDRMVPLWIEGQIVQLNRRPGAGMAFVTLRDTEQDMSLPLSIFARNLAAAGPLTEGAHVVAQVKPTFWTKRGSFQLQASEIAQVGVGELLARIEQLKNSLAAEGLFDASRKKPLPFLPQRVGLICGRESEAMHDVLVNAQLRWPAVQFEVREVAVQGVNAVPQVSAALRELDDRDDVDVIVIARGGGAVEDLLPFSNESLVRLVAGARTPVVSAIGHERDTPILDLVADVRASTPTDAAKRIVPMVAEEQAGLDSALSRIRGALSAQLDREYAGLSAVRSRPVLARPDTLIDGGAATITQARERLHVALDRLLLRAGGQVSELRAQVRALSPAATLERGYAIVQGGDGSVVRDVAQVSVPSDITVTVARGSLTAAVTAVQAEVFPSTKDEK from the coding sequence GTGGACACGAACAACACACCCTCAACACACCCGTTACGCGGTAATGGCACGACCGGCGCTACGGGCGCTTCGTCACAGCCAACGGGCGGCGCCACCCGCGGCCAGGCTCCCGCCCCCTCCGTAGACCGTGCTGACACTCCCCCACGCCCATTAGCTGGGAAAGCAGCCGAAACAACCCGGGACAACCCCTGGCCGGTGCGTGTGCTGTCCACAAAGATCGCCGAATACATTGACCGTATGGTTCCGTTGTGGATTGAGGGTCAAATAGTGCAACTCAATCGCCGCCCCGGTGCCGGGATGGCGTTTGTGACCTTGCGGGACACCGAGCAGGACATGTCCCTTCCCCTGTCGATTTTTGCCCGTAATCTGGCAGCTGCTGGTCCGTTGACGGAGGGCGCCCATGTGGTCGCCCAGGTGAAACCCACGTTCTGGACCAAACGCGGCAGTTTTCAACTGCAAGCCAGCGAGATCGCGCAAGTCGGTGTGGGGGAACTGTTGGCCCGCATCGAACAGTTGAAAAACTCTCTCGCTGCGGAAGGGCTTTTCGATGCGAGCCGTAAGAAACCGCTCCCGTTTCTGCCCCAGCGGGTGGGGTTGATTTGCGGGCGTGAGTCTGAGGCTATGCATGATGTGTTGGTGAACGCGCAACTGCGGTGGCCTGCGGTGCAATTTGAGGTGCGGGAAGTGGCGGTTCAGGGGGTGAACGCTGTCCCGCAAGTGTCGGCGGCGCTGCGTGAACTTGATGACCGCGACGATGTCGATGTCATTGTCATTGCTCGTGGTGGTGGAGCGGTTGAGGATCTGCTTCCGTTTTCCAACGAGTCGTTGGTGCGACTTGTTGCTGGCGCCCGCACCCCGGTGGTTTCAGCGATCGGGCACGAACGGGACACTCCCATTCTTGATTTGGTTGCAGACGTCCGCGCCTCGACCCCAACCGATGCGGCGAAGCGGATTGTCCCGATGGTCGCTGAGGAACAAGCTGGCTTGGACAGTGCACTGTCCCGTATTCGTGGGGCGTTGTCCGCTCAGCTTGACCGAGAGTATGCAGGGTTGTCCGCTGTGCGGAGCAGACCTGTCCTGGCCCGCCCGGACACTCTGATCGACGGCGGCGCTGCCACGATCACTCAAGCCCGCGAGCGCTTACACGTGGCGTTGGATCGGTTGTTGCTGCGTGCGGGAGGGCAGGTCAGTGAGTTGCGGGCGCAGGTTCGCGCACTGTCACCTGCGGCGACATTGGAGCGTGGTTATGCCATTGTTCAGGGCGGTGATGGTTCGGTGGTGCGGGATGTGGCGCAGGTGTCAGTGCCCAGTGACATCACGGTGACGGTGGCACGTGGTTCGTTGACGGCGGCTGTGACTGCTGTTCAGGCGGAGGTTTTCCCTTCAACAAAGGATGAGAAATGA
- a CDS encoding 4-hydroxy-3-methylbut-2-enyl diphosphate reductase, with translation METAARQVTEPVPADTGKRVLLAAPRGYCAGVDRAVIAVEKALEVHGAPVYVRKEIVHNKFVVETLTDRGAIFVNETDEVPEGARVVFSAHGVSPAVVASAQQRNLQTIDATCPLVTKVHKEAVRFASDDYDILLIGHDGHEEVEGTAGEAPDHIQVVNSPDEVDKVVVRDPDKVVWISQTTLSVDETMETVRRLRERFPTLQDPPSDDICYATQNRQVAMKKLAPHCDLVLVVGSTNSSNSVRLTEVALDAGARASYLIDYAKEIDETWLDGVETVGLSSGASVPEILVQDVLKFLADRGYADVQEVRTATEDLLFSLPRELRADLKKAGVGDGRPKRGPRTPLNVAVK, from the coding sequence ATTGAAACTGCTGCCCGTCAAGTAACGGAACCGGTACCAGCGGACACCGGCAAACGGGTGTTGCTCGCAGCCCCCCGCGGGTACTGTGCCGGAGTTGACCGTGCAGTCATCGCCGTGGAGAAAGCCCTGGAAGTACACGGTGCGCCGGTGTATGTCCGCAAAGAGATCGTCCACAACAAGTTTGTTGTGGAAACCCTCACCGACCGTGGCGCCATCTTCGTCAACGAAACAGATGAGGTCCCCGAGGGAGCGCGCGTGGTGTTCTCCGCGCACGGGGTGTCACCAGCGGTCGTTGCTTCCGCGCAGCAACGAAACCTACAAACAATCGATGCGACCTGCCCGCTGGTCACAAAAGTCCACAAAGAAGCTGTCCGGTTTGCGTCCGACGATTACGACATTCTCCTGATCGGGCACGACGGCCACGAAGAAGTAGAAGGAACCGCTGGCGAGGCGCCCGACCACATTCAGGTAGTGAACTCCCCAGACGAGGTGGACAAAGTTGTTGTCCGCGACCCGGACAAGGTGGTGTGGATATCCCAAACCACGCTGTCCGTGGATGAAACCATGGAAACCGTGCGCCGGTTGCGGGAAAGATTCCCCACTTTGCAAGACCCACCCAGTGACGACATTTGCTACGCCACGCAAAACCGGCAGGTCGCCATGAAGAAACTTGCCCCGCACTGCGACCTCGTCCTCGTGGTCGGGTCAACGAACTCGTCAAACTCGGTGCGCCTCACCGAAGTCGCCCTCGACGCCGGGGCGCGCGCGTCCTACCTCATTGACTACGCCAAAGAAATCGATGAGACGTGGCTTGATGGAGTGGAGACCGTGGGGTTGTCATCTGGTGCGTCCGTCCCAGAAATCCTTGTGCAGGACGTGCTGAAGTTCCTGGCTGACCGCGGGTATGCGGACGTGCAGGAAGTGCGCACCGCCACCGAGGACCTGCTGTTCTCGTTGCCGCGCGAACTGCGCGCGGACCTGAAAAAAGCTGGCGTGGGTGATGGCCGCCCCAAGCGTGGCCCGCGCACCCCACTCAACGTCGCCGTTAAGTAA
- the ychF gene encoding redox-regulated ATPase YchF, translating into MALTIGIVGLPNVGKSTLFNALTRAQVLAANYPFATIEPNVGVVPLPDERLVKLAEIFSSERILPATVSFVDIAGIVRGASEGEGLGNKFLANIREADAICQVTRAFADPDVVHVDGKVSPKDDIETINTELILADLQTLEKTLVRLEKEVKIKKGDPTLLEAAKLAQKILEEGTTLSAGAKVAGLDLTEVASLQLMTAKPFIYVFNTDDEGLANKEFQAEIRDMVAPAQAIFLDAKFESELVELEPDEAAEMLAETGQDEAGLDQLARVGFDTLGLQTYLTAGPKEARAWTIRKGWTAPQAAGVIHTDFERGFIKAEVISFDDLVDTGSVANARAAGKARMEGKDYVMQDGDVVEFRFNV; encoded by the coding sequence GTGGCTCTTACTATTGGAATCGTTGGTCTCCCCAACGTCGGCAAATCGACCCTCTTCAACGCGCTGACACGCGCACAGGTTCTCGCAGCGAACTACCCGTTCGCCACGATTGAACCCAACGTGGGGGTGGTGCCCTTGCCGGACGAACGGCTCGTGAAACTCGCCGAGATTTTCTCCTCCGAACGTATCCTGCCCGCCACTGTCTCCTTCGTGGACATCGCCGGGATCGTTCGTGGCGCATCGGAAGGTGAGGGACTAGGGAACAAGTTCCTTGCGAACATCCGTGAAGCTGACGCGATCTGCCAGGTCACCCGCGCTTTCGCGGACCCTGACGTGGTCCACGTGGATGGGAAAGTATCCCCCAAGGACGACATTGAAACGATCAACACTGAACTGATCCTCGCTGACCTGCAAACCTTGGAAAAAACGCTGGTGCGGTTGGAAAAAGAAGTAAAAATCAAAAAGGGTGACCCCACCCTCCTTGAGGCAGCGAAACTCGCCCAAAAAATCCTTGAAGAAGGCACCACACTATCCGCTGGGGCAAAGGTCGCAGGACTGGACCTCACCGAGGTCGCGTCGTTGCAGCTCATGACCGCGAAACCCTTCATTTACGTGTTCAACACCGACGATGAAGGCCTCGCGAACAAAGAATTCCAAGCAGAAATCCGTGACATGGTTGCGCCAGCGCAGGCGATCTTCCTTGACGCGAAGTTCGAATCTGAACTCGTGGAACTCGAACCCGACGAAGCCGCAGAAATGCTCGCCGAAACTGGGCAAGACGAGGCCGGCCTTGACCAACTCGCACGCGTCGGCTTCGACACCCTTGGCCTGCAAACCTACCTCACCGCAGGCCCCAAAGAAGCCCGCGCCTGGACCATCCGCAAAGGCTGGACTGCCCCCCAAGCTGCAGGCGTCATCCACACCGACTTTGAACGTGGATTCATCAAAGCTGAAGTCATCTCCTTCGACGACCTCGTCGACACCGGGTCAGTCGCCAACGCCCGCGCCGCCGGAAAAGCCCGCATGGAAGGCAAAGACTACGTCATGCAAGACGGCGACGTGGTGGAATTCCGCTTCAACGTCTGA
- a CDS encoding class I SAM-dependent methyltransferase, whose amino-acid sequence MIDEWRRVYRESTMVGWDFSTLDGQLSADEPWWDFEQDCFSAIASARRIADLGTGGGERLLDLLGSDDITGKSIIATEGWEPNVAVAHRALASRGIAVVRYDSEQDTRMPFADSSFDLVMSRHESIDPQEIARVLAPGGRLLTQQVDGHDAEEVHEWFGQPFEYPHVTSRRFVDDIEMAGLNVDVVDDWHGTMEFESVTALVTYLALTPWDAPNFSVSEHEAQLLALDEDRPIKVTQRRFRVYATKP is encoded by the coding sequence ATGATAGACGAGTGGCGACGCGTGTACAGAGAGTCGACGATGGTGGGCTGGGACTTCTCGACCCTCGACGGGCAGCTTAGCGCCGACGAACCGTGGTGGGACTTCGAACAGGATTGCTTCTCCGCCATTGCTTCTGCACGGCGGATTGCGGACCTTGGGACCGGTGGCGGTGAGAGGCTGCTGGACCTGCTGGGCTCAGACGACATCACGGGCAAGAGCATCATCGCCACTGAGGGTTGGGAACCGAACGTCGCGGTAGCGCACCGCGCTCTTGCCTCGCGGGGCATCGCAGTTGTCAGGTACGACTCTGAGCAGGACACGCGGATGCCGTTTGCCGACAGCAGCTTCGATCTCGTGATGTCCCGCCATGAGTCGATTGATCCGCAGGAGATTGCACGGGTGCTGGCTCCCGGGGGTCGATTGTTGACGCAACAGGTCGACGGGCATGATGCAGAGGAGGTCCACGAATGGTTCGGTCAGCCGTTTGAGTATCCGCATGTGACTTCGCGTCGCTTCGTCGATGACATTGAGATGGCGGGCCTGAATGTTGACGTCGTGGACGATTGGCATGGAACGATGGAGTTCGAGAGCGTGACGGCGCTGGTCACGTATCTTGCCTTGACTCCTTGGGATGCGCCGAACTTCTCCGTATCTGAGCACGAGGCCCAGCTGTTGGCACTGGACGAAGATCGCCCGATCAAGGTGACTCAGCGGCGTTTCCGCGTGTACGCGACGAAGCCGTAG
- a CDS encoding HigA family addiction module antitoxin, whose amino-acid sequence MKLEGWAAHRQRSRSAAGTEADRIETIYPGEILMEDFIEGFGITQKKLAVSIGVPPRRINEIVHGKRGISEDTAIRLARYFGTSEEFWMNLQSNYELRLERRALCDMVAAITPLRLT is encoded by the coding sequence ATGAAGCTGGAGGGTTGGGCCGCACACCGTCAACGCTCACGCAGCGCGGCGGGGACTGAGGCAGATCGGATCGAGACGATCTACCCGGGAGAGATCCTGATGGAGGACTTCATCGAGGGTTTCGGGATCACGCAAAAGAAGCTTGCGGTGTCGATCGGTGTGCCCCCGCGCCGGATCAATGAGATCGTGCACGGCAAGCGCGGGATCAGTGAGGACACAGCTATCCGGCTCGCGCGCTACTTCGGCACGTCCGAGGAGTTTTGGATGAACTTACAGTCGAACTATGAGCTGCGGCTCGAGCGTCGAGCGCTGTGCGACATGGTCGCGGCGATCACGCCACTGCGCTTGACGTGA
- a CDS encoding alpha/beta fold hydrolase gives MDRTVLRPDGVWIAVTDLGGDGPTVVLLHGLAGSSRELLPTAHALPGYRVLLVDQRGHGASTRLPDDLSRDAFVGDVVAVIEELVPGRRATLVGQSMGAHTAFLVAFLGSHLG, from the coding sequence ATGGACCGCACAGTGCTGCGCCCCGACGGCGTCTGGATCGCGGTCACCGACCTCGGTGGCGATGGCCCCACCGTCGTACTGTTGCACGGCCTCGCGGGGAGTTCACGCGAACTGTTGCCCACGGCGCATGCGCTACCGGGCTATCGTGTGCTGCTCGTAGACCAGCGGGGGCACGGCGCGAGCACGCGGCTTCCCGATGATCTGTCGCGCGATGCGTTCGTCGGAGACGTCGTCGCAGTGATTGAGGAACTCGTCCCTGGGCGGCGGGCGACGCTTGTCGGGCAGTCGATGGGAGCCCACACCGCGTTCCTTGTCGCGTTTCTTGGATCTCACTTGGGCTGA
- a CDS encoding helix-turn-helix domain-containing protein, with amino-acid sequence MDRKVLIMNEEEFGAHVRRARLIEDLSQQEVADRANITRATLTKLETGHGSSLKTLIKVLRALGRDDWLGTLEPIPDISPLRLAREAAGIAEPRRASRRRPSPPRTNPF; translated from the coding sequence ATGGATAGAAAGGTACTCATTATGAATGAAGAAGAGTTTGGCGCCCACGTGCGTCGAGCACGCCTCATAGAAGACCTCTCGCAACAGGAAGTAGCCGACCGTGCAAATATCACGCGCGCAACTCTCACCAAACTTGAAACAGGGCATGGTTCCTCTTTGAAAACCTTGATCAAGGTGCTGCGCGCTCTGGGGCGCGATGACTGGCTCGGCACACTCGAACCCATACCTGACATCAGCCCTCTGCGCCTCGCACGCGAAGCTGCAGGTATAGCTGAACCACGCAGGGCTTCGCGCAGGAGACCATCACCTCCACGCACAAATCCGTTCTAG
- a CDS encoding ABC transporter ATP-binding protein codes for MEEVLRVSELVCGYKKPLFDPISFSLEPGESIAITGKSGTGKTTVLNTVLGFMSPISGSVVIDGREIGGLPYQQLARLRSSVVGTVFQHGELLSEYSATDNVALARLLMKKRDSAAYETARKLVDSFQVEPTRMARDLSGGERQRVALARALINQPKLILADEPTGSLDPESRDDIVGRLIDVSRTHGTSLVIVTHDPVVAAIADKQLRLVPAVPQAGEIAGVGRLASGALK; via the coding sequence GTGGAAGAAGTGTTGCGCGTTTCCGAGCTTGTGTGTGGTTACAAGAAGCCACTGTTTGATCCCATCAGTTTCAGTCTGGAACCGGGGGAGTCTATCGCGATAACAGGAAAATCAGGGACAGGGAAAACCACAGTACTCAATACGGTCTTGGGTTTCATGTCCCCTATATCTGGCAGTGTCGTTATTGATGGCCGCGAAATTGGCGGTCTTCCATACCAGCAATTGGCACGCCTGCGGTCGTCTGTTGTGGGAACCGTGTTCCAACACGGTGAACTACTCAGCGAGTATTCAGCCACGGACAACGTTGCACTTGCGAGACTACTCATGAAAAAGCGTGATTCCGCTGCCTATGAGACCGCACGAAAGTTGGTCGACTCATTCCAGGTGGAACCCACGCGAATGGCGCGTGATCTGTCTGGCGGAGAGCGACAACGCGTCGCGTTGGCCAGGGCTTTGATAAACCAGCCCAAACTGATCCTCGCTGACGAGCCCACGGGATCGCTCGACCCAGAATCAAGAGACGACATCGTGGGTCGACTGATCGATGTATCTCGAACCCATGGCACTTCCTTGGTGATTGTCACTCATGATCCAGTGGTCGCTGCTATTGCTGACAAGCAGCTTCGATTGGTTCCGGCTGTGCCTCAAGCAGGCGAGATAGCCGGCGTCGGCAGACTAGCTAGTGGCGCTCTGAAGTGA
- a CDS encoding cytotoxic translational repressor of toxin-antitoxin stability system, whose protein sequence is MADRRMSGNTHRAATRHDHNEFCVTEEWKLLRTVNHHRTYTLTLLDGRILRTRISHPVGRDTYAPSMLSHILRDQLDCTKDQFFQCVDHKTLPPRPAPPNSEPQGLDLKVVYQLKQALNLPDTEIMRLSVAQAHQMLADHYNNL, encoded by the coding sequence ATGGCTGATCGACGCATGAGCGGCAACACCCACCGGGCAGCCACACGCCACGACCACAACGAATTCTGTGTCACTGAAGAATGGAAGCTCCTGCGGACAGTCAACCACCACAGGACATACACCCTCACACTCCTTGACGGGCGGATCTTGCGAACCCGCATATCCCACCCTGTCGGACGAGACACCTACGCGCCGTCAATGCTCAGCCACATCCTGCGCGACCAACTGGACTGCACCAAAGACCAGTTCTTCCAATGCGTTGACCACAAGACACTTCCACCAAGGCCGGCACCACCAAACAGTGAGCCACAAGGGCTCGACCTCAAAGTCGTGTACCAACTCAAACAAGCACTCAACCTTCCCGACACGGAAATAATGAGACTATCCGTCGCACAAGCGCACCAGATGCTCGCCGACCACTACAACAACCTCTAA
- a CDS encoding type II toxin-antitoxin system prevent-host-death family antitoxin encodes MSITRERPVFASSELSRNAAEVFAEAESQPVTVTRRGGESLVLMTKVEADEKSELLNFAAQLIAVITDDRGTLVERMMVQFPWIYALNETERQQCVQELIHAARASFSTGQPHLVAMEFISWRETAANYAAGIAPQATEWLDASNELGRP; translated from the coding sequence ATGAGCATCACACGCGAACGCCCAGTCTTCGCTTCCTCTGAACTCAGCCGTAATGCGGCAGAGGTCTTTGCAGAAGCCGAATCACAGCCCGTTACTGTAACGCGGCGCGGAGGAGAATCCCTGGTTCTTATGACCAAGGTCGAGGCCGACGAGAAAAGCGAACTCCTCAACTTTGCTGCACAACTCATCGCTGTGATAACCGATGACCGCGGCACCCTCGTCGAGCGCATGATGGTACAGTTTCCGTGGATTTACGCACTCAATGAAACTGAACGTCAACAATGCGTTCAAGAACTCATCCACGCTGCGCGAGCTTCTTTCTCTACCGGTCAGCCGCACCTCGTGGCAATGGAGTTCATAAGCTGGCGAGAAACAGCAGCCAACTACGCTGCAGGTATCGCCCCGCAGGCCACGGAATGGCTGGACGCGTCCAACGAACTTGGACGGCCATGA
- a CDS encoding SRPBCC domain-containing protein yields the protein MNKLVRAAQTSQSLSLAAMEEASRLGLREADIDHLFLALVINDQSAGRALRELGIDIDNARLAVEEQRDAQLTSLGIEASFPEAGRIVFHETDGYEWTPRARDLIAKSSSKGKPGDAAAVLRELVAEPSGLITEILRRLGTTPDALIERLDRADAPSMKSMPAAAKVKGRTTGTTETFVSAPLDEVWAFLTDPARIPEWEPSIGSLDQTSQEATPGAVWEGFAPATHPDGKPVKIEPQFRRRSVELIAIHQPDRIAWSFGYPDVAQGNSVLTEFALENSTGGTQVRISRSWSRRRGWRGLVAWPLRPIQKFLVWITLFQTGSAINRAFR from the coding sequence ATGAACAAACTCGTCCGCGCCGCTCAAACCAGCCAATCGCTTTCCCTGGCCGCAATGGAAGAAGCATCCCGGCTCGGGCTCCGCGAAGCCGACATCGACCACCTGTTCCTCGCGTTGGTCATCAACGACCAGTCCGCCGGCCGCGCACTGCGCGAGCTGGGTATCGACATCGATAACGCCCGTCTCGCCGTCGAGGAACAACGTGATGCACAGCTGACCTCGCTCGGCATCGAGGCGTCGTTCCCCGAGGCCGGGCGCATCGTGTTCCACGAGACGGATGGATACGAGTGGACTCCTCGCGCTCGGGACCTCATCGCGAAGTCCAGCAGCAAAGGCAAGCCAGGCGACGCTGCCGCCGTTCTCCGGGAACTCGTCGCAGAACCCAGCGGTCTGATCACGGAAATCCTCCGCCGCCTCGGCACGACACCCGATGCGCTCATCGAACGCCTCGATCGGGCCGACGCGCCCTCCATGAAGTCCATGCCCGCCGCAGCGAAAGTGAAGGGGCGGACCACCGGAACGACTGAGACTTTCGTATCCGCACCACTGGACGAAGTGTGGGCGTTCCTCACAGACCCCGCACGTATCCCCGAGTGGGAACCGAGCATCGGCAGCCTCGACCAGACCAGTCAAGAAGCGACGCCGGGTGCGGTCTGGGAGGGCTTTGCACCCGCAACGCATCCAGACGGCAAGCCCGTGAAGATCGAGCCCCAGTTTCGTCGACGCAGTGTTGAACTCATCGCAATTCACCAACCGGACAGGATCGCATGGAGCTTCGGATATCCCGACGTCGCGCAAGGCAATTCGGTTCTGACTGAATTCGCCTTGGAGAACTCGACCGGTGGCACACAGGTACGGATTAGTAGGTCCTGGTCGCGACGCCGAGGGTGGCGAGGACTTGTCGCATGGCCGCTGCGTCCAATCCAGAAGTTCCTGGTGTGGATCACCCTGTTTCAGACTGGCAGCGCGATCAACCGAGCATTTCGCTAG
- a CDS encoding type II toxin-antitoxin system RelE/ParE family toxin, which translates to MIRSFGDKETERLWRRERVRSIDPRIHRVALRKLRQVGSAESIEDLRVPPGNRLEALKGNRSGQHSIRINDQWRICFVWTAAGPEEVQIVDYH; encoded by the coding sequence GTGATCAGATCGTTCGGCGACAAGGAGACCGAACGGCTGTGGCGTCGTGAGCGCGTGCGCTCGATCGATCCGAGGATTCATCGGGTCGCGCTGCGCAAACTGCGTCAGGTGGGGTCCGCGGAGTCCATCGAGGACCTCCGTGTCCCACCCGGTAACCGCCTCGAAGCTCTCAAGGGCAACCGATCTGGTCAGCACAGCATCAGGATCAACGACCAGTGGCGGATCTGCTTCGTGTGGACCGCCGCCGGACCAGAGGAGGTGCAGATCGTTGACTACCACTGA